A genomic window from Silene latifolia isolate original U9 population chromosome Y, ASM4854445v1, whole genome shotgun sequence includes:
- the LOC141632358 gene encoding uncharacterized protein LOC141632358 has product MEYLSRLIKFATDRWPFQYHPLCKNLKLTHLMFADDLLLFCKGKPQSIWLLMRAFSSFSKASGLAMNNAKSEIFFSGVAEDIKEGIKMVTGFKEGTMPFRYLGVPIKAGRLTKSECSALTEKMVARIRGLRAKKLSYAGRVTLINAVLNTLQNYWAQMFIIPKSIINNIMAICRNYLWDGSSEYHRVPMVAWDKVTLPKKEGGLGIRRADTWNIANVGKLVDWIYCKADRLWIKWVSDVYIKDHDWHCYTPPTDATWVWKNICKIKDKLKTGYANGSWIVSPKGYSIRSGYDWLSPDHIHLDWPAIVWSNWNIPKHSMTTWLRMQEGMNVKSKLVRFGCCPDDRALSVDSDQTKWSISKWYGGGFPTVTDLIATQKDSIQWKVRVAMFNAVTYSIWYQRNNARVNDVLMRPEFVAARIEEDVKRRVKVKCGNVADQPGCGWLQIMGVN; this is encoded by the exons ATGGAGTACTTGTCCAGGCTGATTAAATTTGCCACTGATAGATGGCCATTTCAGTATCACCCTTTATGCAAAAATTTAAAGCTTACACACctcatgtttgcagatgatttatTGCTTTTTTGTAAAGGAAAACCTCAGTCTATCTGGTTGCTTATGAGGGCTTTCTCTTCATTCTCTAAGGCTTCAGGACTAGCAATGAATAATGCTAAGTCTGAAATATTCTTTAGTGGAGTTGCTGAAGATATTAAGGAAGGGATAAAAATGGTGACTGGTTTCAAGGAAGGCACAATGCCATTCAGATATTTGGGAGTGCCTATTAAGGCAGGAAGACTTACAAAATCTGAATGCAGTGCTCTTACTGAAAAAATGGTAGCTAGGATAAGGGGATTGAGAGCTAAAAAGCTATCCTATGCTGGCAGGGTGACTCTTATCAATGCAGTGCTGAATACCCTTCAGAATTATTGGGCTCAAATGTTCATAATTCCCAAGAGTATCATAAACAACATCATGGCAATCTGTAGGAATTACTTATGGGATGGCTCCTCTGAGTACCATAGAGTTCCAATGGTAGCCTGGGATAAGGTTACATTGCCTAAGAAGGAAGGTGGATTGGGGATTAGACGAGCCGATACCTGGAATATAGCCAATGTAGGCAAACTGGTTGATTGGATTTATTGTAAAGCAGATAGGCTTTGGATCAAATGGGTTAGTGATGTATATATCAAGGATCATGACTGGCATTGCTATACTCCTCCAACTGATGCTACCTGGGTGTGGAAGAATATTTGCAAAATAAAAGACAAGCTAAAGACTGGTTATGCTAATGGCAGCTGGATTGTGAGTCCTAAAGGGTATTCTATCAGGAGTGGATATGATTGGCTCTCCCCTGATCATATTCATCTTGACTGGCCTGCAATTGTATGGAGTAACTGGAACATTCCTAAGCATTCTATGACCACATGGCTTAGAATGCAAGAGGGTATGAATGTGAAGAGTAAACTAGTGAGATTTGGATGCTGTCCTGATGATCGTGCTCTTTCTGTCGATTCTGATCAAACAAAGTGGAGCATAT CAAAGTGGTATGGTGGTGGCTTCCCTACAGTGACTGATCTGATTGCAACTCAGAAAGATAGTATTCAATGGAAGGTAAGGGTAGCCATGTTCAATGCAGTTACATATTCTATTTGGTACCAAAGGAATAATGCTAGAGTTAATGATGTTTTGATGAGGCCTGAGTTTGTGGCAGCACGAATAGAGGAAGATGTCAAGAGAAGAGTTAAAGTGAAGTGTGGAAATGTTGCTGATCAACCAGGCTGTGGTTGGCTGCAAATTATGGGAGTGAATTGA